The Bos taurus isolate L1 Dominette 01449 registration number 42190680 breed Hereford chromosome 18, ARS-UCD2.0, whole genome shotgun sequence genome has a window encoding:
- the LOC101904879 gene encoding protein FRG2-like-2 produces MESGTEDRHPNSPSMEQPTDQTPSQQDSFEEKSSDVEEKLSEGKGEIVSSQLQQNSMEERGSDGEEKRSEEKGSEPEMDEKDNSKENETQDRNRHTAPSDSERGSSSESSRKRKVDSRNRTCDGTGASPHEPSVTLENKKRKVLESGRSSSSEKTRAPRSRRPHPRRPGRSQRPRSRSPEDQLPPLRKSLVTSLRYMSEAIYQSIVHMHKQPGYSPQCWQQLAQLREPLWAAAQTIYTMANEAAYAFPAEGWLSPAPAQGTLRPTKDGVEGPSSEASPPLL; encoded by the exons ATGGAATCCGGCACAGAAGACCGGCACCCCAACAGCCCTTCCATGGAACAACCCACTGACCAGACCCCATCTCAACAagactcctttgaagaaaagagcTCTGATGTGGAGGAGAAACTCTCTGAAGGGAAAGGCGAAATAGTCTCTTCCCAACTCCAACAGAACTCCATGGAAGAAAGGGGCTCAGATGGGGAGGAGAAACGATCCGAAGAAAAAG GATCAGAGCCCGAGATGGATGAGAAAGATAATTCGAAGGAAAACGAGAcccaagacagaaacagacacactgCTCCTTCAG ATTCAGAACGCGGTTCCAGTTCCGAGAGTTCCAGAAAGCGGAAGGTGGATTCCAGGAACCGCACCTGCGATGGAACAG GGGCCTCTCCACATGAACCCAGTGTGACTTTGGAAAACAAGAAACGGAAGGTGCTTGAGTCTGGCCGCAGCAGCTCCAGCGAAAAGACCCGGGCTCCTCGCTCCAGAAGACCCCACCCGAGGCGCCCTGGGCGCAGTCAGCGGCCCAGATCCAGGTCCCCCGAAGACCAGTTGCCTCCACTACGAAAAAGCCTCGTGACCTCCCTGCGCTATATGTCCGAGGCCATTTATCAGAGCATAGTCCACATGCACAAGCAGCCGGGATATTCCCCGCAGTGCTGGCAGCAGCTGGCCCAGCTCCGGGAGCCTCTGTGGGCCGCGGCGCAGACCATATACACCATGGCCAACGAGGCGGCCTATGCCTTCCCTGCTGAGGGCTGGCTCTCTCCGGCCCCAGCGCAGGGTACCCTGCGGCCAACCAAGGATGGAGTAGAAGGGCCGAGCTCTGAGGCCAGTCCACCTCTTCTCTAG